DNA sequence from the Maribacter dokdonensis DSW-8 genome:
TTGATTGTGCCAATGCCAAGAGTGATGGTGCCAATATGTTAGACTTAGGATTAATGAAAAAGCTGTTGACAGATTTAGTGGCGTTAAGAGCTGTTGTTAATGAGTTTTAGTATTTTTTTCTATCAGTAAACATTATTAATGACCGAAGAAGATATAGTCAGAGGGTTTTGGTTTTTTAATCCAGAAAAAGAATGGCCTCCTAAAAAGGTTACAAAGCTTGATGAGTATAATGGAGGTGATAAATTAAATTTAGATATTACCCAACAGACAAATCTAAGTGCTTACCAACAAACAAAGTTAGTTGACAAATGGTGTGATACCCTACCCAAACTATCAAAAGTAAAATACCTTTGGTTTACTTCTAAAGTAAACCAAAAAACTTTTGACACAGTTTGCAAAATGCCAAATCTAGAAGGCATATGGATTAAATGGAGTAGTATAAAAACCATTGAGAGAATGGTAAAAATAAAATCATTGAAGCATTTTCATCTTGGCAGTTCTTCACAAATTGAAAGTATTACGTGTTTAGCAGATATGAATTCTTTAATAACATTAGAACTTGAGCACATTAAAAAAATCAATGAATTTGAACCGATTTCTAAATGCTTGAAACTAGAAGGTCTTGCAATTGAAGGGAGTATGTGGTCAACTCAAGAAATAAAGAATTTAAAACCGATTGAAAAGTTAAAGAACCTCAAATATTTGTCTTTAATGAATACTAAAGTTCTGGATGCTTCATTAAAACCCTTATTAAAATTAGAAGAACTAAAAAGATTTGATTCATCTTTGAACTTACCTTCTCAGGAGATTACTAGTTTAAAAAAAATAAAAACACTAGAATTCGGTAATGTCCCAGCGGAATATTTAGATGTTAAAATACAAGTTAGAAATAAACTAAAATGGATAAAATAAAACTGACATCAATTATTCTACTATTATTTTCTATAGAATGTTTTAGTCAACAAACAGGAAGTACCAGAATGACACAAACTGTAGTTACTAATGGAATTGGGATAGGTAGCGCACTTGCTATTGTAATTTCATGGGACAGAAACAAATCAATTCTGTATGCGCTATTACACGGAATCTTGGGCTGGTTTTATGTAATTTACTACATTATAGTTAGAGAAAAATAGTGAAATCTAACTATTAAATAAGGTTTATAGTACTAAACATTTACAATCAAAGTAAATCCTTTTGCTTATAAAACCCATTTTTACGAACGGAATAAGCATCTTGTAAAACATCAACTAAAATATCGTTATCTATTTCCTCTAAGGTAGTGTAACGTAATGAACGTACTACTTTTCTGTTTTCAGAAACTAGTACGTTCAAATGTTTGGTAAGGTGAGCAGAATTCCAAAAAGCAATATCTACAAACTTTTTTTTATGATTTGCATTTAAATAACAAATGGGAGATTTCCCAATGTAAAAACAAGGTATATTCCACTTAAATTTTAGTTCAACACCTGGTAAGGTTGTTTCGATCATCATTTGTAGATGCATTAAAATACCTTTGTACGGTTCCGGTTGGTTATAAATATAGTGCTCTGCTGGGTTCATATCTCTATCAATTACATTAAGATATCGCACGAATACGACTATGAATTCTAATCAAATATATAATTTTGCCACTTTATAATTTATCATGAGCTTAAAAACAACTTATTTATTTTTCTCTATTTTAATATTTGGCTATACCACAGGTTTTTCACAAGATAGTGAAGATGATAATTGGTATTTTAATAATAGTAAGACCTTGACCGAGTTGTGGGAGCTAGATGATGAACATCATCGTGGCAATTTTATCCTTACCTCCTATAAGCCTATCTACATGACATTGGCTAAATATTCCACAAACCCTAACGAGTTTCCTGTAGCCGAAAATTCAGATAAAGCCCTAGACGAACCCAATAGTTTAAATGCTGTTGAAGCAAAATTTCAAATCAGTTTAAAAACAAAGATTTTTCATAATATGCTGGGCGGGAGAATGGATCTTTGGATGGGTTACTCGCAAACTGCCTACTGGCAAATTTATAATACCGAGCGCTCAAGACCTTTTAGAGAACTGAATTATAAGCCAGAAATCATAGCCAATTTCCCAATTAAGTTTCCCATTCTCGGATTTGATGCAAAAATGGTGGGTATTTCGGTCATTCATGAATCAAACGGACAGTCGGATCCCATCTCCCGAAGCTGGAACCGTATTGCCTTGCACGCCGGTTTTGAAAAAGGCAACTGGCAGGTAATGCTAAAACCATGGTTACGTGTGGGAAGCAAAATTGACGATAACGAAAATATATCTGATTACATAGGAAGAGGTGAAACCGACGTTACCTATGATTGGGGCAGGCAACGTTTTAGAGCCATAGCCCGGCATTCACTGAATTTAGGAGATAAAAGCAGGGGAA
Encoded proteins:
- a CDS encoding leucine-rich repeat domain-containing protein — translated: MTEEDIVRGFWFFNPEKEWPPKKVTKLDEYNGGDKLNLDITQQTNLSAYQQTKLVDKWCDTLPKLSKVKYLWFTSKVNQKTFDTVCKMPNLEGIWIKWSSIKTIERMVKIKSLKHFHLGSSSQIESITCLADMNSLITLELEHIKKINEFEPISKCLKLEGLAIEGSMWSTQEIKNLKPIEKLKNLKYLSLMNTKVLDASLKPLLKLEELKRFDSSLNLPSQEITSLKKIKTLEFGNVPAEYLDVKIQVRNKLKWIK
- a CDS encoding phospholipase A, whose translation is MSLKTTYLFFSILIFGYTTGFSQDSEDDNWYFNNSKTLTELWELDDEHHRGNFILTSYKPIYMTLAKYSTNPNEFPVAENSDKALDEPNSLNAVEAKFQISLKTKIFHNMLGGRMDLWMGYSQTAYWQIYNTERSRPFRELNYKPEIIANFPIKFPILGFDAKMVGISVIHESNGQSDPISRSWNRIALHAGFEKGNWQVMLKPWLRVGSKIDDNENISDYIGRGETDVTYDWGRQRFRAIARHSLNLGDKSRGSLQLNWSFPIHKNFNGHVQFFDGYGETLIDYNHRQTTLGIGVSLIN
- a CDS encoding DUF1801 domain-containing protein, which encodes MNPAEHYIYNQPEPYKGILMHLQMMIETTLPGVELKFKWNIPCFYIGKSPICYLNANHKKKFVDIAFWNSAHLTKHLNVLVSENRKVVRSLRYTTLEEIDNDILVDVLQDAYSVRKNGFYKQKDLL